tctattttgaatggaagtaaaagagagagagagagagagagagagagagagagagagaggttagAAGAATAGAAAGAGGAAAATCTATCACCCTATTTCATGTACAAATAGGGTTAGGAGAAAGGAtaagtaaggaaaaaaaaaggaaccatCCTATTCCAAATAGAACTAAAAAATggggataaataaaaaatttaaaaattattaaaaaataatatacaatacatatatatatatatatatattaaagaaaatttgaaattcaaaaataagattaaaatttgaaaaaaaattgatgattcgaaaaaaaaaaacagagtttaaattaaaaaaaaagcgtAATGTATAGGGTTTGACACTATTTTAACCATAATAAGTAACCTCCAAAGCGGTTTAATAAATAACCTCCAAAGAAGGTAAGACACTCATACATACATACTCTCATACATACCTTAAGGCATACATTCTTACATATGTATGTACAAACTCCATATGTAACTTGTCCTCCTTCCTCCACAATTTTGCtcgtttgttttttctttcaaatcatgAACTTGCGGTAGTCCTTCAGATCACTTTTCTTTACTaacttttatttgtttgcaaTGACATTGCTTGAAGactatagttattttttttttaacccatgGGTGACTTGATCTTATTGCATAATTTCTCTAAGCTTGAAAGTGATCTCTTCCTCTCCTACATGAAGTACCATACGACCATCCTTCACATCAATTAAGGCTTTCAAAGTTGCTAAAAATGGTCATCCCAAAACGAGAAGCACTTCCACCTTGTCTTCCATGTCTTGGATTACAAAGTCCACCGGAAAAATGAACTTGTCCACCTTCACCAACACATCTTCGATAATGCCCCTTGATTTTTGAATGGGCCTATCTGCTAAATGTAATGTTATTGTGGTGGCCTTTGGTTCTCCTAGCCCGAGTTTTTGGAAGATTCGGTAAGGTATAAGGTTGATACTTTCCCCAAGATTGGCTGGAGCTTTTTCATCCACAAGCCCAAAGTTGTGCATGGGATCATAAATCCCCCAtggtctttctctttcttcggAAACTTGTTGGTAATCAAGGCCAAACACTCTTCACTAAATGTCACTGAAGACACTTCCTCAAGCTTCATATTGTTAGTGAGCagttccttcaagaatttttcatatttcGGCATTTGTGTAAGAGCCTCAACGAATAGGACATTAATGTGCAAGGCCTTGAACACATCCAGAAATTTCATGTACTTCTCTTCCTGTtgatctttcttcatctttactGGATAAGAAAGTTGGGGTTGGTACTTGGGCAATTCAGTTCTTGCCTTAATTAACTTCGACATCTTAGCCATATGATGCTCTAAATTCCTCATGGTGGCATTGGtatttctcattattttttcatgCCTTGAAAGACAAATTTCATTGTCCTTAATGTCCCAAGTCAACAAAACAGTAAGTTTATTTGAAGGTCCCAGCCGAGGAGGAGATGGTTGAACATTGTACTGTAGGGGCCTAGGATGTTGTTGTGCCACTTGCCCCTGTCATGGTTGGCTCCATGAAAAGTTCGAGAGATTCCTCCAACCCACATTGTAAATGTTGTTGTGTGGGTTGTTCTGATAATGACGGTTCTACccaacaaaatcaacttgttcagTTTGCCCTGCACCAATATCAGAAGAAGAACATCCAGTATCGGTCTGGGATCCCCAATTCTCATAAGGAGGTACTGGTTCTTGAGAACCCAACTACATAGTATCCAACCTCTTTGTAATAGACTCAACTTGTGCTACTAAGGTAGTAATGGCATCCACTTGATAAATCCCAACTACCTACACCGGCTTGTTCCATTCAGAACTCCACTGATAGTCATTGGTTACCATTTACTAGATCAAACTTATATGCTACACTTGGTTGTTTATTGCATAAGGATCCCCTAGAAGCTACATCAAGCATCTGCTTGGTAGCACAATTCAATCCGTTGCAGAAGATTTAGATTTTCATCCATTCCACTATTCCATGTTGCGGGCATTTCCTCAACATCTTTTTGTATCTCTCCCAAGTGTCTTACAAGGATTCGGACTCCAACCATAGTAAGAAGGAGATATCGCTCCTAAACTTGGTAATTTTTGTTGGAGGAAAGTATCATGTAAGAAAAGTCTCGGCCATCGGCTTCCATGTTGTGATAAACTCTTGAAgcaaggaatttagccattGTTTGGCCCTTCCTCGCATAGAGAATGGAAAAGTCTAAGCCAAACAGCATCCTCAGACACGCTGTTCACCTTGAAAGAATCACAGATTTCCAATAAATTCTTCAAGTGTTCATATGGGTCTTCATCTTAAAACTCGTCAAACTAGTACATCTACTGCAccatttgtataaaatttggCTTCATCTCAAAATTGTTTGCCGTAATAGGAGGACGAACGATGCTAGACCCCAATTCTTCCAAGTTCGGTCTTGCAAAATCTGAAATACTTTGTTACTTATTTCTAGCCATTTCTTTCTCTTGATTTACCTAAAAACTAACTTTCCACAAACCCGGTTTCATTTAGATTGACTTGCCTCAATCTTCTTTGAAAACATTTTTTGATTTCTGGATTGGGGCTTGCCAATGGAGATGAAGTATTCCATCGGGTCATACAATTGTTCCTCCACAAGATAAGAAAGAACACAATGATCTCAACATTcagaattaaaatatgaaaagaaagatgaacaaatgatcaaaaagagaaaaaagaaatatgaaaaaatatgaacaatataaacaaactagatcactaggatcctaattttcctaaaagtttcCAGTCCCTGGCAatggcgctaaaaacttgatgcacttccgcaagtgtacggattgtaacaagtaataaagttgTACCCCGCGAGGGCTAGGGTTATAGAACAACAGGGACTGAACTTCTAGTACTAATCactcctctaatgtctagtagaACAAGAATTGGTTAGTAGAACAATCACTATCAAGAATAAAAAGACAAGGGTTTAATGATCAAGCATACTAGGAtcgagttttcaacaacaagagagcaatgccctgaGATGATTCCTAGGTGCCATAGTGTACTAACTTGCTTCTAATTTCTACCATGTACATCCTAAGTTCCTTGTGGGTactctaaagcaatgttgcatctacggctaTCAAATGCCAAGTTCTACAAGtgtaactacgggcttcatacaagccaagttttgcaactataCTATGTAATCACAATTACGGTAATCCACACACGTTAATTTTTACACAAGTATTTACAtaaatcaagcatgccaagttatgcaaacaaatGTATAAACAAAAGAATGCATCAGAATtccattaataataaaatcaagtagtcaaagtacaaaaagcaacatagttcaacatcccaggGTACCGTggaacggttagcccctcatgaatttaTACAACTGAGAAGAGGAATTGAATGTACTaaggtaagaaaacatgattctCACTTTTACAAATTCCTCTTAGTTGTGCTTCAgaagcttcatggatgagctaactccacttctcgTGTTCCTCCAACTCGACCTTGATCCCtttagatggtgtggtgaagcttgattaTCGTCATCTTGAGAGCTTCCCCCTTTGTATAAGAAAACCCCCGaacaaaagatgagaagaaaccctaaatctagGAGTTAAAAAGGAACTTTCAGGCTCAACACATTTTGAGCACGGTCATGGTCAAACCGTGCTCTTCTGTTGGACTTctaagtgaatcggctaagtgtcaACCAGAGATAATCACGGGgtgagcatgaccgtgctctgcccgtgcttcACTTGAGTAGGACCGTGCAAGGATCACACTGGTTGTGTTTCCCCTGTGAGCAGGGATGCTTCAATTCAGAGAAAATCACCTGGAgggagcacgaccgtgctctgaCTGTGCTTAGCTTGGAAGCACCCCCCTGCTTGGTCAGCTACTCAGGCATCTTCAGACAGTGATAATCACGGGGATAGAGCGTGatcgtgctctgcccgtgcttgGCTTGGGCACTTAGAAAAATAtacattctttgcttgttttgtcctTGATTTCATTCCTAATTGCATTTGAACCCTAAATTCCTGCACCATGTACAATTATAACCAGAATAGCATCAAATATATCCAgaatgtgctaaaagacaagcaaatgaatgaattgggagtaagaaaaacaagatatgaattgcactcatcaattTCAAATCAACGAAACATTAATTCTAATGAGATAAAACCATAGAACAATTCcattaaatgattaaaacaTTTAGAAATCCAAATGGAATTGTGTGATATAATTTACCCACTCACAAATTTAGGAGACCAGTTTTTCGCAAATAGAGTTACTCCTCCGCTGGCTCCCTGCCCTTGGTCAAAGCATCACCGCCTAAGACTAAACCACATAAAAAGGATAACACTCCATCAATATTCTTCTCATCACACAACAAATCCTAGATCTATCATCTAGGAGGAAACAATGGATAAACAAAGAGACAAAGAATATCATACCTTATATGTTTTCCAAAAGGATGactttatgaaattatttgctTAGCGGACCATAtcaattgaaagaataataatattaattatacgtTATATCTCATTCAtagtatattaaataaaaaaaaaaagataattgatTAAAGGAGAAAAAATATTCTCATTTTAACATAACATGTTTTTAGTTAATGggcaatataataaattaaattgttgGAAAATAAGCATAGATAAAAGTCAACTAAAAATTCAGACAAAAAAccaacaataacaacaccaATCAATGTTTTAGATGTCATAAATTTGAGTTACGAATTTACAAAATTCAAGGGATACATGCAAAtcttttaatgtttatattgtataaattaaatttattttcttacacCCCTCACCAAGcataaaataatcacaaaatcaaTATACAGAACAAATTTAATACAAGTGTCATAAATTCATGGCGTGCTACCTCTACTTGGCCAGTTATCAACAACTGAATTAGGTGATAATGTCTCAGTATTTTGATGTATTTGCATTTTACTCTCAATGTCTTTCAACATCTCAAGCACCTCTTTCATGGTAGGCCTCATCTCCTTCTCCCCTTGCAAACATATAAAAGCTAACTGAGCCATTTGGCTAATTGCCATCTTCACAACCATATTAGATTGATAACCAAGGAAAGGATCAACTAATTGCTCTAGCTCACAATTTTCAATCTTATGAATTGCCATGCTAGCCAAATTTATCTCACTTGTCTGCCTTTTGAGATCCACGGCTAGCTTTGATGATATAAGCTCTACAAGGACAACTCCAAAACTATAGACATCACTCTTATTTGTGAGCTGAAAGCATTGGTGGTATTCAGGGTCCAAGTAACCTGGTGTACCTTGTGGTGCAGTAGAGATATGTGTAGCATCAGTTGGGCAAAGTTTTGATAGTCCAAAATCAGCAACTTTGGCATGAAAATTGTTGTCGACAAGAATGTTATTAGTCTTGACATCTCTATGAATTATTAGGGGATCAATTGCATGAAGATAAGCAAGTGCCTCAGCTGTTTCAATAGCAATGCTCATTCGGAGAGGCCATGTGagatttttttgattggatCTGGAGCCATGTAGATGATCCGCAATAGTGCCATTTGGTATGAATTCATAAACAAGTAGGAGCTCTTGGCTCTCTGGTGGTGTGCAACCATAGAGTGTGACAAGATTTTGGTGTCGAAGGCATGACAAGATCTTGACCTCATTAAGGAATTGCTCTATTCTTTTGTAGTTGTTGTTGTATAACCGCTTCACTGCAACCGTACGCCCATCTTTTAGTTTACCTATAATAAAGCAATGCTTCTCTTTTAGGGTTTAGTAAATACACTttgaaaaattatgttttagttATTACGAGTGTTAATATCAAGTGATaaacttaaatgataataaatgtttatagtaaatgataaatataaatcttataATAATGATATATCACAACTAAAAGGTaaatgatttaaataataattagatatCTTAAATAATCAATATGCAATGAGAAACTATAATAAAAGTAAATCAATAAAGTCAAGTACATTTAGGGAATAGAAATTTAAGAATAAAACAAGTGCAAACTCTAATAACTCAGCATGTATAAATCATGATAGATACCTTTATTTGGGTTACATTAAGCTATGTTTTTTGCACTTCAATTTCTCTATGATGGATTTGTGATAGTAAGAAGAGGaagctttttaaaattattcgtCAAAGAAATAAGTTGacatggaaaaaaatttcaaaaccttataattatttgtgttaaaagcttgCAAAGATAATGCCCTTTTCGATACATAGTTtttctcaatgtcaattttcattatatttctaAAATGCTTAATGTGGttcatatctttgtttttttttttttaattgttcatTCATATTCTTGTACTTTCCACATGTTCAATATGATTTTTACTTGACATATGATCATAAATCTATTATTATGTTACCAATATTCTTGCTTATTAAGGTGAAAATGGATAAGATTATAGCCTTGCAAGCTAATCGAGTTTGTCAATTCACATCTCATAAATtaggttaaaaatttaaagaattattttgtactagaaaatttgataaataattacatatactGAATTAGTATATTAAGTGTTAGTAAtatcaagtatatatatttaaaataaaaaaatatataagttgaTAATGTGCATGAGAAATATTGAACATTCTTAAAGGAATAGAAATAGATATTATGACAGAATAAAGGAAGCACGTATAAATGAGCTTATCCAAACCTTATAACTTGAAGTATGGAATGAATACCTTTATAAACTGTGCTATATCCACCATCCCCAAGTTCGTTGGACACATTGAAATAGTTGGTTGCCTCTTGGAGCTCTTGGTAGGAGAAAAAGTGGGTTTGGAAGGTAGTGCTTCCCAACTCAGGATCTCCTCTCCTAGATGTTGTCTCTGCATAGGAGGATCCTATGAGAGGATTTGAAGATGGTGATCCTTCCCTTCTTTTTTGGTGCCTATGCCAAGCAAAACATAAGGCAGATGACAAAAGAAATACTCCAATTCCAACACCAACACCTGTGGcatcattaaaaattttacatgggTAATCATAggcacatatttatatattcaaactATTGCAAATTTAGGTTATCAACTTTGATAATAGTTACCAAGTAAATGAAAAGATGATAACAATTTACCTATTAAGATATGTTTATTGATCTTGTTTCTTCTCcctacaaacaaaaataaaattcataaccAGGTCATTGTATAGCATCAAATGCAATGAGTATAATGATATAGTAcatgttaaataattaaatttttgcaGAGAAAAGTGGAAGGTTACATTAGAACTATGAACAAAGAACAATATAATCACTCAATGgaaaaaagaatttcaaaagGGACAACATGTCAAGTGAATCAATCAAAGAAGATtcattatttcaattttaaaatttccaaatttatagttttattcaattacaaattttaatagTACTATCTAATAAGTAATATTGCATTTAAGGGAGACATTGAAAATCATAAGTGTCAGTGAGAATCAAATAAGTAACATTGCATTTAAGGGAGACATTAAAAATCATATGTGTTAGTAAAAAGTAATGTTGTCATCTCGATTATAGTACCTTTATTTGTGACACCCATATTCAACTTGGGTTAAGTTGGGAAAAGAGTATTGAagcttgaatttgattttgaattaaacatTATACAAAATTGGCATTGAAGCTCCCATAAGTATTATGATTTCCTCACCTAATCACTTTCTTATatcattaggtttttttatctcTATCATTATCGTTTCATTTACTAATTCACTTCTTAATCAAGAAATCCTTTTTGCTAGCTCCATCACTTCTAGttcctttttttccttaataCATTCAATCTTTCATCCCAAATgttattgatatacattatggcAACAACTTTCCTGCTTAGAAAGATAAATTCACCACCCTTCTTTTAGGTTAATTATGATCCCATAGCTTATGTAgatggttcatatctaagtacTTCATAATTTGTcttgttttaaatattaaatttagtcTTAGTTAGATTGTTGGTGAACTTCCTCATTGTCTTGTTTTATAGTTTAGATATTTTGGCCAATATTTTCTGCTTGTAATTggttctttttatttgtatgAATTGCCTATTTATAAAGCATGTTTAGTTCTCTATTTGaagtgaaaaatataataaaatttatgcatAAAAGACCATtatgtgttttgtattattttgttatttctttttctcaaaacTTCAACATGGTATACAAGCTTTATAGATGTTAAAGGACCGGTGAATGATCATGATAGAGCATCATCATGGTTTCTAGCAATGCGTCAACTCTTTTACCCCATATTTTCAATACTAAAAACATCCAAGTTTGGGTTGTCAAGAAGAAAGCTTATCTAGAAAGGCCTTGGTTTGTGGCAGCAAGTTTGATGATGGAAGGAACACACCACCTTTAGAAGACAAATCAACACTTAATAAAATCAAGGATTAtgtggaagaaaaagaagcaaaagctCGAGGATAATTATGACTATTCATGTTGTTGTCTCATAATCGATTTTCATGATAATTATGACTTGTGAAACAATTAGGGAAGCTTAGGATATACTGAAAGAATTATATCAAGGTAATGATAAAAAGAAGATGGATGCAAGTGATAAATGTCAAAAGAGATCTTGAGATTctaagcaagaaaaaaaagagagcacACAAGAGTATTTTGATAAGCTAATGATGGTGGTAAACAAAATTAGGATGATGGGACAAGAGCTACCTACTAGGAGGATTGTAAAATAGTGTTTGTAGGTTTGCCAGATTGATTTGAGGCAAAAATTTTATCTCTAGAAGATTCAAGGGACATTAATCAATTAACATagccataattaattaatgttttgtaTGCTCAAGAACAAGGAAGAACTATGAGAAAGGAAGCGGCATAACAGATGATTGAGGAAGCTTATTTAGCCAAGTCTTCATGTCcaaaggagagaaaaaaaaaagaattctcATTGTGAACATTACAAGAAGCCAGGTAATAAAGAGAAAGATTGTTGGCACAAGGGAAACGCTCAATGTTACAAGTACAAAAACTGAAAGAATTGGGCATCTATAGAAAAattgcaaatttaaaaataaagaacatgaaaatttagagaaaatggcagaagaagaatttttttttttaatttgttggtgAGAAGTGCACCAAGAAGACTATATTAAAAGATATACTCTAATAATTGAAAGTTGGTGACAAAATGCATCAACAAGCAGACTACGATGAGAATTGTATAATTTAGTGAAGAAAGATGCTTCATAAATTTTAGAAGTGTGGAGAGAAGTTCTTCATGAAGTTTGATGTTTGGAGAGAAATGCTCTATGAAGTTTgaagtttattttgtttgcaaCTTTGAATTAAGAGAGTGataaagaataattcaaagcTCGAAGGTGTCAATTTCTTAGATTTAATCTAAGTCAAATGGTTGTTGAACTACTTGATTTTCATGCTTTATAGCTTAGATATTTTGGCCAATATTTTTGGTTGTAATCTGTTCTTATTATTGCTATATATTGCATATTTCTAAGGTATGTTTAGTTCCCTAtttgaatgaaatatataataaaatgtatgCATAAAAGACCTTTAtgtttcttatattatttttgtttttcaaaactATGATATTCCCTATAAACAACACTTCAATAAACTTACTTCCAAAGATATCTTTGTTAATCATGATGATTCAAAGTGGAAGAGTTATTTGTTATGGCATAACTAAACAAGAAATTGGGATAATGTAAATAAGCTCCCTAACCTTCTCCTACTCCTTACAAATGCTTGCAAGACTATCTACAAATCTTTTCATCTTgatataaatatcatttttatcagCCTTTCCTACTCATAATTAGGTTTACACTTTAACacttaaataaatacatgataagtgctagaAAGATCATattgtctatatcatttacaatgTATTCAGCATGGAAATTGACATGCTTACCACCTCATTaggatgaaatttcattcttttgttcaccacaatctttatttttattttagggaaaaagaaatgaattcaGGGGAcgttttaaagaaaaatgaaccaagttgctaaatcaagacttgataagtgcttgagtagatatatttctctatatgttttacatgcattgagcatcatttttaccatggtttatgtctcataaagtgtatttggtgttcctttgtgcaaataggttgtggaagccttgaaagaagaaaaggaaacaaagataggttatgGAGGCACCTGTTGGGAGTTTTCATGCAAtataaagatcaagacacaagaggagcttatGAACACAAggttgtgtgccaacttccaaaagaattcaaagtaaattgtgagttggaagggcataaagACAATCACACTCCTATGTCCCTACTTTTGTTAAGAATTCAAGAGCTTTCCAAATGATGGTTAGATgatgagaagcctcataacctaatACGCAAACGAGTGCCCATCCatatggcctcaagagaagagtatggaGCCTTGTTATgaagagcactatagcaaagtactTGTTCACATGGTCACATGATTGTATGAAATTTTCACGCGGTTGAGTGGAGGGTTTTCCAGCCCACATGGCCACGTGGAAGGCTCACACGGTCGTTTGCGAGGCACGTGACAGACCCggctttttattataaattccatttttgccctattcttttgagactttttgctagAGTTTGAAAGACAAAgtggctagagttttgagaggaggtctttgacGAATTTGGGggg
This genomic window from Dioscorea cayenensis subsp. rotundata cultivar TDr96_F1 chromosome 20, TDr96_F1_v2_PseudoChromosome.rev07_lg8_w22 25.fasta, whole genome shotgun sequence contains:
- the LOC120251292 gene encoding LEAF RUST 10 DISEASE-RESISTANCE LOCUS RECEPTOR-LIKE PROTEIN KINASE-like 1.1 — protein: MGVTNKGRRNKINKHILIGVGVGIGVFLLSSALCFAWHRHQKRREGSPSSNPLIGSSYAETTSRRGDPELGSTTFQTHFFSYQELQEATNYFNVSNELGDGGYSTVYKGKLKDGRTVAVKRLYNNNYKRIEQFLNEVKILSCLRHQNLVTLYGCTPPESQELLLVYEFIPNGTIADHLHGSRSNQKNLTWPLRMSIAIETAEALAYLHAIDPLIIHRDVKTNNILVDNNFHAKVADFGLSKLCPTDATHISTAPQGTPGYLDPEYHQCFQLTNKSDVYSFGVVLVELISSKLAVDLKRQTSEINLASMAIHKIENCELEQLVDPFLGYQSNMVVKMAISQMAQLAFICLQGEKEMRPTMKEVLEMLKDIESKMQIHQNTETLSPNSVVDNWPSRGSTP